The stretch of DNA ATTCTTTCTTTGGTTTTGGAGCAGCATAATATTGAATCGCTTGAAAATCTGGTTTTTCGTAATTTACGTTTGCCCATTCAGGCTCTTCCATTTTTTCCCAAGCACGGAATGCTTCTAAACGCCATTCCGTCATCCATTCTGGCTCCTCTTTTTTTGCTGAAATAGCACGTACGATGTCTTCATTTAATCCAACTGGGAATTCTTCATATTCCATTTCAGTCGTCCAACCAAATTCATATTGCTTCTGGCTGGCAAGATCTTCACGTAGATCGTCTTCTGTATATTTTGTGTTACTCATTTTCTAATACATTGTATAGGCAAACTGAAATTCAATAGGCTCTTCTTTTAAAGCCGGATTGCCTAAATAATTGAAACTTTTAATTCGGTTGTTCTTATCTAAAGTCAGATGAAATCGCTCTTTTCCTTGAAGTATGATAGCAAATTTGTTTTCACCAATCGATTTAATCTGAGACTGCTCTCCTTTTAAAAGATTAATTTTCTTCGTATTCACATCCACTTCAGGAACATAATCAGTGATAACCAAAGGAATTTTAAATGAGGCATCATTAAAACACACTTTATTGATATCTTGGCCTATCGAACGCGTAATACGACAATTGTGCATTAAACGATCTTCAGTACTGATTTGATTTTCTCTATAAACTTTCTTTAAAAGAACATCACCTTCTAACCAAACGATTTCAAACTTTTGATTAGGTTTTTGAACATACATTTTATCCTGATCATAATAAAATGTATTAATGGACGCATTTTTATTTTGGTAATGAATGATTTCTTTCTCCACTACACCATCTTTATAATCGTATTTCACTTGCAGTGGATTACCAATCTGTTCTGTAATTTCGAACATATTTAATGTTCCATCTGGATTATAAAGTGCTTTGTATACCGGTGTTTTAATTTTAGGATTGGCATTACTTGTGATCGAAACGGATTGTACTCCTTTATAACTCACATTTAATGCATTAACAAAATGTTTAACCCCAAAAATCCCGAAAAACATATTTTCGGCATACGCCGCATTTAATTTCTTTGAATCTTCCGTTGGTTTGAACGTTTTGAAAGAATCAACATTAATGGTTTTCTGACCGAAAACCATTAATGCGTTTATAAATAAAATTAAAAATGCTATTTTTTTCATACGATTAAACTGCGAAGCTTTCTCCACATCCACAAGTTCTACTTGCATTTGGATTGTTGAAAACAAAACCTTTACCGTTTAAACCTCCTGAATATTCTAATGTCATTCCTACTAAATATAAGAATGATTTCTTATCCACTAAGATGCGAACGCCGTTGTCTTCGTATACTTTATCTTCTGGTTTTTGTTCTTTATCAAATTCTAAATTATATGATAAACCTGAACATCCACCACTTGTTACACCTACACGTACAAAAGACTCTTCGATAGATGAACCTTCTTCTTGCATTAACGATGCAATTTTATTCTTAGCTTGTTCTGTTACTTTGATCATTTGAATAAATCTTTTAAAGATTATTATATATTACAAAATTACGATTTAGAAATAGATTAAATAAATTTATAACATAAATTATAACAATTGCTTAACTATTAAAATCTATACCTTTAATCCTAACTGTTTGCGTACTCTGCGTAATACATCTTGCGCGACATTTCTCGCTTTTAATGCACCATTTTCTAAATAAGCATCCAATGTTGCCTTATCTTCCATTAACACATTGAATTTTACGCGGGCATCCGCATATTTTTCTAAAATCAATTCGTATAATGCTTGTTTTGCATGACCATAGCCATAACCACCTTTCAGATAATTCTGACGCATTTCTTCCACCTGCTCTGGAGTCGCTAAAAGTTTATATAACGCAAAAACATTGTCTGTATCTGGATTTTTAGGATCTTCTAAAGGCGTTGAATCCGTTTCAATCGACATGACTTGCTTACGTAATTGTTTTTCTGGCAAGAAAATATTGATGAAGTTATTACGAGATTTACTCATTTTTTGTCCATCAGTACCAGGAATAATCATCACTTGCTCATCAATCTTTGCATCCGGTAAAACAAAAGTTTCACCCATTTGATGGTTAAAACGAGATGCAACATCACGTGTAATTTCTAAATGTTGCAACTGATCTTTTCCTACAGGTACTACATTCGCATCATACAACAAAATATCTGCAGCCATTAAAATTGGATAGGTAAATAATCCCGCATTAACATCCGACAAATAATCTTGTTTATCCTTGAAGGAGTGTGCTAATGTTAAACGTTGAAATGGAAAGAAATTTAATAAATACCACATCAATTCTGTCGTTTCGCAAACATCAGACTGACGATAAAAAGCTACTTTCGAACTATCTAATCCTAATGCTAACCATGTAGCAGCTACTTCGTAAGTATTTTGTTTTAACGTCTCTGCATCTTTAATTTGAGTTAAAGAGTGTAAATCTGCAATAAAGATGAATGAATCATTCCCTTCTTGCTTTGTCATATCGATTGCGGGCTGAATCGCTCCTAAAATATTCCCTAAATGCGGTGTTCCAGTCGCTTGAATTCCCGTAAGTATTCTTGGCATTTCTGTTGATTTTTATAAGTTAGCAAAGATAACTTTTTAGTATCAATCAACGAAATGAAAAATGAAGTTTATATTTATTTTATTTTTAATGAATAAAAATTATTGATTATC from Faecalibacter sp. LW9 encodes:
- a CDS encoding iron-sulfur cluster assembly accessory protein, with the protein product MIKVTEQAKNKIASLMQEEGSSIEESFVRVGVTSGGCSGLSYNLEFDKEQKPEDKVYEDNGVRILVDKKSFLYLVGMTLEYSGGLNGKGFVFNNPNASRTCGCGESFAV
- the trpS gene encoding tryptophan--tRNA ligase, with protein sequence MPRILTGIQATGTPHLGNILGAIQPAIDMTKQEGNDSFIFIADLHSLTQIKDAETLKQNTYEVAATWLALGLDSSKVAFYRQSDVCETTELMWYLLNFFPFQRLTLAHSFKDKQDYLSDVNAGLFTYPILMAADILLYDANVVPVGKDQLQHLEITRDVASRFNHQMGETFVLPDAKIDEQVMIIPGTDGQKMSKSRNNFINIFLPEKQLRKQVMSIETDSTPLEDPKNPDTDNVFALYKLLATPEQVEEMRQNYLKGGYGYGHAKQALYELILEKYADARVKFNVLMEDKATLDAYLENGALKARNVAQDVLRRVRKQLGLKV